The Nerophis ophidion isolate RoL-2023_Sa linkage group LG07, RoL_Noph_v1.0, whole genome shotgun sequence genome contains a region encoding:
- the LOC133556591 gene encoding glutamine--fructose-6-phosphate aminotransferase [isomerizing] 1, translated as MCGIFAYLNYHVPKTRREILQILLKGLRRLEYRGYDSAGVGIDGGNSKDWETNAKSIQLIKQRGKVKALDEEIHKQQDIDLDVEFDVHLGIAHTRWATHGEPSPVNSHPHRSDKTNEFIVIHNGIITNYKYLRSFLVSKGYMFESETDTESIAKLVKYMYDNREEDDLSFATLVERVTQQLEGAFALVFKSVHYPAEAVGTRRGSPLLIGVRSDNKLSADHIPVVYRSSSKDKKSCPSLPRADQDTCLFPVDDKAVEYYFASDASAVIEHTNRVIFLEDDDVAAVKDGRLSIHRIKRRAGDYPARAIQTLQIELEQIMKGNYSTYMQKEIFEQPESVVNTMRGRVNFDNNTVTLGGLKDHIKEIQRCRRLILIACGTSYHAGVATRQVLEELTELPVMVELASDFMDRNTPVFRDDVCFFISQSGETADSLMALRYCKERGALTVGITNTVGSSISRDTDCGVHINAGPEIGVASTKAYTSQFVALIMFALMMCDDRISMQPRRREIIQGLGVLPDLIKEVLSLDDEIQKLATELYHQKSVLIMGRGYHYATCLEGALKIKEITYMHSEGILAGELKHGPLALVDKLMPVIMIIMKDNTYTKCQNALQQVVARQGRPIVICDRDDFESISNSGRTIKVPHCVDCLQGILSVIPLQLLAFHLAVLRGYDVDCPRNLAKSVTVE; from the exons GAATCTTTGCCTATCTCAACTACCACGTGCCAAAGACTCGCCGGGAGATCCTCCAGATCCTCCTCAAAGGCCTGCGGCGTCTGGAGTATAGAGGCTACGACTCTGCCG GTGTGGGCATCGATGGCGGTAACAGCAAGGATTGGGAGACCAACGCCAAAAGCATCCAACTGATCAAGCAGCGTGGAAAAGTAAAGGCTCTCGATGAGGAGATTCACA aaCAGCAGGATATTGACCTCGACGTGGAGTTCGATGTTCACCTCGGGATTGCTCACACTCGCTGGGCAACACATGGCGAGCCAAGCCCTGTCAACAGTCATCCACACAGATCAGACAAGACTAATG AGTTCATTGTTATTCACAATGGCATCATCACCAACTATAAATATCTAAGATCTTTCCTG GTGAGCAAAGGCTATATGTTTGAGTCGGAGACAGACACCGAGTCCATAGCCAAGCTGGTGAAGTACATGTACGATAACAGGGAGGAGGACGACCTCAGTTTTGCCACACTGGTGGAAAGGGTGACCCAGCAACTG GAAGGTGCTTTTGCGCTGGTCTTTAAGAGTGTTCATTACCCTGCCGAGGCAGTTGGCACAAg GAGGGGAAGTCCTCTGCTGATTGGTGTGCGAAGCGACAACAAGCTGTCGGCAGACCATATTCCTGTGGTGTATCGCTCAT CCAGCAAAGACAAGAAGAGCTGCCCTTCCCTTCCCAGGGCAGACCAGGACACCTGCCTGTTCCCTGTGGATGACAAAGCTGTTGAGTACTACTTTGCTTCAGATGCAAG TGCAGTGATAGAGCACACAAACCGGGTGATCTTTCTGGAAGACGATGACGTGGCTGCTGTGAAAGATGGACGGCTGTCCATCCACAGGATAAAACGCCGGGCTGGAGACTACCCGGCCCGTGCTATTCAGACCTTGCAGATAGAGCTGGAGCAGATCATGAAAG GAAACTACAGCACTTACATGCAGAAGGAAATCTTTGAGCAGCCGGAGTCTGTCGTCAACACCATGAGAGGAAGAGTCAACTTTGACAACAACACAG TGACACTGGGTGGACTGAAGGATCACATCAAAGAGATCCAGAGATGTCGACGCCTCATCCTGATTGCGTGCGGCACCAGCTACCACGCCGGCGTAGCG ACCCGTCAGGTGCTGGAGGAGCTGACAGAGCTGCCTGTTATGGTGGAGCTGGCCAGCGACTTCATGGACCGGAACACACCCGTCTTCCGAGACGATGTCTGCTTCTTTATTAGCCAGTCAG GGGAGACGGCTGATAGTTTAATGGCCCTACGCTACTGTAAGGAGAGAGGGGCTTTAACTGTGGGCATCACCAACACAGTGGGCAGTTCCATTTCACGAGACACTGACTGTGGAGTCCACATCAACGCCGGCCCGGAGATCGGAGTGGCAAGCACCAAG GCCTACACAAGCCAGTTTGTGGCCCTGATCATGTTTGCGCTGATGATGTGTGATGACAGGATTTCCATGCAGCCAAGACGTCGTGAGATAATTCAAGGCCTGGGGGTGCTTCCAG ATCTGATCAAGGAGGTCCTCAGTTTGGATGATGAGATCCAGAAGCTGGCAACAGAGCTTTACCATCAGAAGAGCGTACTGATCATGGGCAGAGGTTACCATTATGCTACCTGCCTGGAGGGCGCTCTG AAAATCAAAGAGATCACGTACATGCATTCTGAGGGCATCCTGGCCGGGGAGTTGAAACATGGACCACTGGCCCTGGTGGACAAGCTCATGCCCGTCATCATGATCATCATGAAAGACAACACTTACACCAAATGTCAGAATGCCCTGCAGCAAGTTGTAGCCCGCCAG GGCCGCCCCATCGTCATCTGCGACCGGGACGACTTCGAGAGCATCAGCAACTCGGGCCGCACCATCAAAGTGCCTCATTGCGTGGACTGCTTGCAGGGCATCCTGAGCGTCATCCCCTTGCAGCTGCTCGCTTTCCACCTGGCCGTGCTCCGAGGTTACGAC